The Streptococcus oralis genome segment ATGGATAGGAATTTTCGCAAAATTCTGTTATAATGGCTATATCAGAAAATTTCTAGGAGACAAACATGACAGTTAAAATTGCTTTACTTGGCTTTGGTACCGTTGCAAGTGGTGTGCCATTCCTCCTAAAGGAAAATGGAGAAAAAATCGTTCAGTCAGCTCATTCGGAGATTGAAGTAGCCAAGGTATTGGTCAAGGATGAAGATGAAAAGAACCGCTTGCTTGCGGCAGGAAATGACTTTAACTTTGTAACCAATGTAGACGATATTTTATCAGACAAGGACATTACTATCGTAGTGGAATTGATGGGGCGTATCGAACCAGCTAAGACCTTTATCACTCGTGCCTTGGAAGCTGGGAAACACGTTGTTACTGCTAACAAGGACCTTTTGGCTGTCCATGGTGCAGAATTGTTAGAAATCGCTAAAGAGCATAATGTAGCACTTTACTATGAAGCTGCAGTTGCTGGTGGGATTCCAATTCTTCGTACTTTAGCAAATTCATTGGCTTCTGATAAAATCACGCGCGTCCTTGGTGTGGTTAACGGAACTTCTAACTTTATGATGACCAAGATGGTGGAAGAAGGCTGGTCTTATGATGACGCTCTTGCGGAAGCACAAAGACTAGGTTTTGCAGAAAGCGACCCTACAAATGATGTTGATGGGATTGATGCAGCCTACAAGATGGTGATTTTGAGCCAGTTTGCTTTTGGGATGAAGGTTGCTTTTGACGATGTAGCCCACAAGGGAATCCGCAACATCACACCAGAAGATGTAGCTGTGGCTCAAGAGCTTGGTTATGTTGTGAAATTGGTTGGTTCTATCGAGGAAACTCCTTCAGGTATTGCTGCAGAAGTGACTCCAACCTTCCTACCTAAAGCACATCCACTTGCCAGTGTGAATGGGGTAATGAACGCTGTTTTTGTAGAATCTATCGGTATCGGTGAGTCTATGTATTACGGACCAGGTGCGGGTCAAAAACCAACTGCAACAAGTGTTGTAGCAGATATTGTCCGTATCGTTCGTCGCTTGAATGATGGCACCATTGGTAAAGACTTCAACGAATATAGCCGTGAACTTGTCTTGGCAAATCCAGAAGATGTCAAAGCCAATTATTACTTCTCAATCTTGGCACCAGACTCAAAAGGTCAGGTCTTGAAACTGGCTGAAATCTTTAATGCTCAAGATATTTCCTTCAAGCAAATCCTCCAAGATGGCAAAGAGGGTGACAAGGCGCGTGTAGTGATTATTACTCATAAGATCAATAAAGCGCAGCTTGAGAATGTTTCAGCAGAGTTGGCCAAAGCTTCAGAATTTGACCTCTTGAATACCTTCAAGGTGTTAGGAGAATAAGATGAAGATTATTGTACCTGCAACCAGTGCCAATATCGGGCCAGGTTTTGATTCGGTTGGTGTAGCTGTTACCAAGTATCTTCAAATTGAGGTTTGTGAAGAACGGGATGAGTGGTTGATTGAACACCAGATTGGCAAATGGATTCCCCATGACGAGCGTAATCTTTTGCTTAAGATTGCCTTGCAAATTGCGCCTGACTTGCAACCGAGACGCTTGAAAATGACCAGTGATGTTCCCCTGGCGCGTGGTTTGGGTTCTTCAAGCTCGGTTATCGTTGCTGGGATTGAACTAGCTAACCAGCTGGGCAAGCTCAACTTATCTAACCACGACAAATTGCAGTTGGCTACCAAGATTGAAGGGCATCCTGACAATGTGGCTCCAGCTATCTATGGAAATCTCGTTATTGCAAGTTCCGTTGAAGGGCAAGTCTCTGCTATCGTAGCAGACTTCCCAGAGTGTGATTTCCTAGCCTACATTCCAAACTATGAATTGCGTACCCGAGATAGCCGCGGTGTCTTGCCTAAGAAATTATCCTACAAGGAAGCTGTTGCGGCAAGTTCTATCGCCAATGTGGCCGTTGCAGCCTTGTTAGCAGGAGATATGGTGACTGCTGGACAAGCAATCGAGGGGGACCTCTTCCACGAACGTTATCGTCAAAGTCTGGTCCGTGAATTTGCAACGATTAAGCGAGTAGCCAAAGAGAATGGTGCCTATGCAACCTATCTTTCTGGCGCCGGGTCAACAGTTATGGTCTTGGCTTCTCATGACAAGATGCCGGCGATTAAGGCAGAATTGCAAAAGCAGTCTTTTAAAGGCAAACTTCATGATTTGAAAGTTGATACCCAAGGTGTCCGTGTCGAAACAAAGTAAAGAAATAGAAGATAGGATGGGGAAACTCTTGATTAGAGGGCTTCCTGTCCTTTTTTTGAAAAGAAGTTTATACTCAATGAAAATCAAAGAGCAAACTAGGAAGCTAGCCGCAGGCTGCTCAAAACAGTGTTTTGAGGTTGTGGATAGAACTGACGAAGTCAGTAACCATACTTACGATAAGGTGACGCTGACGTGGTTTGAAGAGATTTTCGAAGAGTATTAGTTAAAAACTTGATAAAGGAGAAATAAAGATGGCAGAAATTTATCTAGCAGGTGGGTGTTTTTGGGGCCTAGAGGAGTATTTTTCCCGAATTTCTGGAGTGCTAGCAACCAGTGTCGGCTATGCTAATGGCCAAGTCGAAACGACCAATTATCAGCTGCTCAAGGAAACAGACCATGCAGAAACAGTTCAAGTGATTTACGATGAGAAAGCAGTGTCGCTCAGAGAGATTTTGCTTTATTATTTCCGTGTCATCGATCCTTTATCGATTAATCAACAAGGAAATGACCGTGGTCGCCAATATCGAACGGGAATCTATTATCAGGATGAAGCAGACTTGCCCGCTAT includes the following:
- a CDS encoding homoserine dehydrogenase, producing MTVKIALLGFGTVASGVPFLLKENGEKIVQSAHSEIEVAKVLVKDEDEKNRLLAAGNDFNFVTNVDDILSDKDITIVVELMGRIEPAKTFITRALEAGKHVVTANKDLLAVHGAELLEIAKEHNVALYYEAAVAGGIPILRTLANSLASDKITRVLGVVNGTSNFMMTKMVEEGWSYDDALAEAQRLGFAESDPTNDVDGIDAAYKMVILSQFAFGMKVAFDDVAHKGIRNITPEDVAVAQELGYVVKLVGSIEETPSGIAAEVTPTFLPKAHPLASVNGVMNAVFVESIGIGESMYYGPGAGQKPTATSVVADIVRIVRRLNDGTIGKDFNEYSRELVLANPEDVKANYYFSILAPDSKGQVLKLAEIFNAQDISFKQILQDGKEGDKARVVIITHKINKAQLENVSAELAKASEFDLLNTFKVLGE
- the thrB gene encoding homoserine kinase translates to MKIIVPATSANIGPGFDSVGVAVTKYLQIEVCEERDEWLIEHQIGKWIPHDERNLLLKIALQIAPDLQPRRLKMTSDVPLARGLGSSSSVIVAGIELANQLGKLNLSNHDKLQLATKIEGHPDNVAPAIYGNLVIASSVEGQVSAIVADFPECDFLAYIPNYELRTRDSRGVLPKKLSYKEAVAASSIANVAVAALLAGDMVTAGQAIEGDLFHERYRQSLVREFATIKRVAKENGAYATYLSGAGSTVMVLASHDKMPAIKAELQKQSFKGKLHDLKVDTQGVRVETK